Proteins encoded by one window of Agelaius phoeniceus isolate bAgePho1 chromosome 5, bAgePho1.hap1, whole genome shotgun sequence:
- the LOC129120025 gene encoding E3 ubiquitin-protein ligase RNF113A-like: MAEESSVCSFVFKKRVQAAGGSRRKRPSSEQDSSGEEGSTVVRKKLPRDIPNPMIQRTRRCMRERPEYAQSSSEDEDPAQQIGVTYKSTRSAKPAGPEDMGATAGYELDTEKDAQAIFERSQKIQEELRGKEDDKIYRGINKYVKPKHTSMGNASSGMVRKGPICAPEHVRATVRWDYQPDICKDYKETGFCGFGDSCKFLHDRSDYKHGWQMEQELDKHRCGTSDDENYEVSSGEEEVPFKCFICRGSFKNPVVTKCGHYFCESCALQHYRKSQRCYICGKQTSGIFNPARELMAKLEKHKGEEEEEQQSDHEEDPQ, from the coding sequence ATGGCAGAGGAGagcagtgtgtgcagctttGTGTTCAAGAAGCGGGTCCAAGCCGCGGGCGGCAGCCGGCGAAAACGTCCCAGCAGTGAGCAGGACAGCAGTGGGGAGGAGGGCAGCACCGTGGTGAGGAAGAAGCTGCCCAGGGACATCCCCAACCCCATGATCCAGAGGACCAGGCGCTGCATGAGGGAGAGGCCAGAGtatgcacagagcagcagcgAGGATGAGGATCCTGCCCAGCAGATTGGGGTCACCTACAAATCGACCAGGTCAGCAAAACCTGCTGGCCCAGAAGACATGGGGGCCACAGCAGGGTATGAACTGGACACGGAGAAGGATGCCCAGGCCATCTTTGAGCGCAGCCAAAAAATCCAGGAAGAGCTGAGAGGAAAGGAAGACGATAAAATTTACCGTGGCATTAACAAGTATGTGAAGCCCAAGCACACATCGATGGGAAATGCCTCCTCAGGAATGGTCAGGAAAGGCCCCATCTGTGCTCCAGAGCACGTGCGGGCCACAGTGCGCTGGGACTACCAGCCTGACATCTGCAAGGACTACAAAGAGACCGGGTtctgtggctttggggacagctgCAAGTTCCTGCACGACCGCTCGGACTACAAGCACGGCTGGCAGATGGAACAGGAGCTGGACAAGCACCGCTGCGGCACCAGCGATGATGAGAACTACGAGGTGAGCAGTGGTGAAGAGGAAGTGCCTTTCAAATGCTTCATCTGCAGAGGTTCCTTCAAGAACCCCGTGGTCACCAAGTGTGGGCACTATTTCTGTgagagctgtgccctgcagcactACCGCAAATCCCAGCGCTGCTACATCTGTGGGAAGCAAACCAGCGGCATCTTCAACCCTGCAAGAGAGCTCATGGCAAAATTGGAAAAACACAaaggggaggaagaagaggagcaACAGTCAGATCATGAAGAGGATCCACAGTAG